A genomic segment from Chitinophaga niabensis encodes:
- the aspD gene encoding aspartate 4-decarboxylase: MAVDISKIKTSRNVEKTLETLSPFEIKNELIHLAEESALKSTASMLNAGRGNPNWIATTPREAFFLFGQFALEECRRNLEAQGILAGIVQDKNGIAERFEAFLSKQKDVPGAALLDKTYRYGVDKHAFDADAWIREWVEAVIGFNYPVPDRMLRHIEVVVHDYLIQEMCGGETKAGKFDLFAVEGGTAAMCYIFDSLMQNHLVERGDKIALLTPTFTPYIEIPQLERYNFEVVYVEANTTGENGFHTWKYPPEQLDKLKDPAVKIAFVVNPSNPPSFAMRKETLDYIAGIVKNNNPELMIITDDVYGTFVDNFRSLMAIVPFNTITVYSFSKYFGCTGWRLGTIAVHQDNIFDKKIAQLSDVHKKELHKRYETLSLKPEDIKFVDRLVADSRQVALNHTAGLSLPQQFQMMLFSAFCVLDTQDAYKTLAQSIIRKRFNLLWEGIEVVPPEDPTRVGYYSEIDVMVAAKHFYGDEFAAWLKKNFEPVDVLFRLAEKTSIVLLNGGGFAGPEWSIRVSLANLPTDSYLILGKSIRKILMEYVTSWENSGK, encoded by the coding sequence ATGGCAGTTGATATTTCTAAGATCAAAACGTCAAGGAACGTTGAGAAAACGCTCGAAACCCTGAGCCCTTTTGAAATTAAGAATGAACTGATCCACCTGGCAGAAGAGAGTGCCTTAAAATCAACAGCATCCATGCTGAATGCAGGCAGAGGTAATCCCAATTGGATAGCCACAACACCCCGGGAAGCTTTTTTCCTGTTCGGGCAGTTTGCATTGGAAGAGTGCCGGAGGAACCTTGAGGCCCAGGGTATCCTGGCAGGCATTGTTCAGGATAAGAATGGGATCGCGGAGCGTTTTGAGGCTTTTTTAAGCAAACAGAAAGATGTACCGGGAGCTGCACTCCTGGATAAAACATACCGGTATGGAGTAGATAAACATGCCTTTGATGCCGATGCCTGGATCCGCGAGTGGGTGGAAGCCGTGATCGGTTTTAACTACCCGGTACCGGACCGGATGTTACGCCATATAGAAGTAGTGGTACATGATTACCTGATACAGGAAATGTGCGGAGGGGAAACAAAGGCTGGTAAGTTTGATCTCTTTGCGGTTGAAGGCGGTACCGCAGCTATGTGTTATATTTTTGATTCCCTGATGCAGAATCACCTGGTTGAGCGGGGAGATAAGATTGCCCTGCTTACCCCAACCTTTACACCCTATATTGAAATCCCGCAACTGGAACGGTATAATTTTGAAGTGGTGTATGTAGAAGCAAATACCACTGGCGAAAATGGTTTTCATACCTGGAAGTATCCGCCGGAACAACTGGATAAACTAAAAGACCCTGCCGTTAAAATAGCGTTTGTAGTGAATCCCAGCAATCCACCTTCCTTTGCCATGAGAAAAGAAACGCTGGATTATATTGCCGGGATCGTGAAGAATAACAACCCGGAATTAATGATCATTACAGATGATGTATACGGCACTTTTGTTGATAATTTCCGTTCCCTGATGGCTATCGTGCCCTTCAATACCATCACGGTATATTCTTTTTCGAAATACTTTGGTTGTACCGGATGGCGCCTGGGTACGATCGCCGTTCACCAGGATAATATCTTCGATAAAAAGATCGCTCAGCTGAGTGATGTGCATAAAAAGGAATTACACAAACGGTATGAAACCCTCAGTTTAAAACCGGAGGACATTAAGTTTGTTGACCGGCTGGTGGCAGACAGCAGGCAGGTAGCCCTGAATCATACTGCCGGTCTTTCTTTACCGCAACAATTCCAGATGATGCTTTTTAGCGCCTTCTGTGTATTGGATACACAGGATGCCTATAAAACCTTAGCCCAGTCCATCATCCGTAAACGTTTCAACCTGTTATGGGAAGGAATAGAAGTAGTGCCTCCGGAAGACCCTACCCGTGTAGGTTATTATTCTGAAATTGATGTGATGGTAGCTGCTAAACATTTTTACGGAGATGAATTTGCGGCCTGGCTCAAAAAGAATTTTGAACCTGTTGATGTACTCTTCCGCCTGGCAGAGAAAACATCCATTGTGCTTTTAAATGGCGGCGGATTTGCAGGGCCGGAATGGAGCATCAGGGTTTCCCTTGCAAACCTTCCTACAGACAGCTACCTGATACTGGGTAAAAGCATCCGTAAGATATTGATGGAGTATGTGACCAGCTGGGAGAATTCCGGTAAATGA
- a CDS encoding type II asparaginase — MKLLFILFTSFLCSAGLFAQKLPRIKILATGGTIAGKGASADHSAYTSGELPVKDLIGAVPGIEKVADITGEQISNVGSQDMSVAIWIKLNKRINEIYKNNEADGIVITHGTDTQEETAYFLSLTVRYDKPVVITGSMRPATAISADGPKNLYDAVTLAASKQAAHSGVLLVFNEYIFSGREAVKTSTTHLNAFTAPNSGPVGQVYDGKIVLYETPLRKTNKATPFDITGLASLPEVAVVELYADAPATAMNAYVAAGAKGIVTGGLGNGNLNKANTDAAVAAIKKGIPVVRASRVPTGRVTLLDETDDEKLGTIVSDDLMPQKARILLMLALTKTNDRKKIQQYFFEY; from the coding sequence ATGAAATTACTATTCATTTTATTCACGTCTTTTTTATGCAGCGCGGGCCTGTTTGCCCAGAAATTGCCAAGGATCAAGATCCTTGCCACAGGTGGTACCATTGCCGGGAAAGGAGCTTCTGCAGATCACTCTGCTTATACTTCAGGAGAACTGCCTGTTAAAGACCTGATAGGCGCTGTTCCGGGGATAGAAAAAGTAGCGGACATTACAGGTGAGCAGATCTCCAATGTAGGAAGCCAGGATATGAGCGTGGCCATCTGGATAAAGCTAAACAAAAGGATCAATGAGATCTATAAGAATAATGAAGCAGACGGGATTGTGATCACACATGGTACGGATACACAGGAAGAAACGGCTTATTTCCTTTCCCTCACAGTACGTTATGATAAGCCGGTTGTGATCACAGGTTCTATGCGCCCTGCTACCGCTATCAGTGCTGACGGGCCAAAGAACCTGTACGATGCAGTTACACTGGCTGCTTCCAAACAGGCAGCGCATAGTGGTGTATTGCTGGTGTTTAATGAATATATTTTTTCAGGCAGGGAAGCTGTGAAAACCAGCACCACCCATCTGAATGCTTTTACCGCGCCTAACAGCGGGCCTGTTGGGCAGGTATACGATGGTAAGATAGTGTTATATGAAACACCTTTAAGAAAAACGAACAAGGCTACACCTTTTGATATTACAGGTTTAGCCTCACTGCCGGAAGTGGCAGTGGTAGAGTTGTATGCAGATGCGCCCGCCACAGCCATGAATGCATATGTTGCAGCTGGTGCAAAAGGTATTGTTACCGGCGGCCTGGGCAATGGCAATCTGAATAAAGCCAATACAGACGCTGCAGTAGCTGCTATTAAAAAAGGTATTCCTGTGGTGAGGGCATCCCGGGTTCCCACAGGAAGGGTAACACTCCTCGATGAAACGGATGATGAAAAGCTGGGGACCATTGTGTCTGACGACCTGATGCCGCAAAAGGCCCGGATCTTATTAATGCTGGCCCTTACCAAAACAAACGACCGGAAAAAAATACAGCAATATTTTTTCGAGTATTAG